In Malus sylvestris chromosome 2, drMalSylv7.2, whole genome shotgun sequence, the genomic stretch ACTCTCTTCCTCTGTGTTTTTATATTTGTCATTTCTCTATTCATGCGTGTTCTTATTTTACTGACTTGATCATTGAAGTAATTGTACCGGAACAACTACGGCATCGCACTTAGGGATGGACAACGAttatggcgggcgggtaaccgAGATTAATTATCTATAATCGTTTATTCTCATACTcgcataaccatttacccgttgggtaattatCTAAACGTTTATACCCATACTCATAattgtttataaacggttaaccatactcataaccgtgtactcatttaaccgtaaccgtttagtatccgtttacccatttattatttttaaacccgtttatcctttctttttttaccatttactcatttttcacccgtctacatttttttaacaacttgaaaattaaaaaacaaaaatttgtcataattttctttttctaacaattaaacaccgttatagttacattcatcatacatttccgcattttaattttttaagtccttataccattccaataattgaaataatagtttacagacaatatttttaactgttagcaatgaaggtaatataaaatttgttaagtattcttgggttacaaaaactgttaaaagacagtattcttgggttatttAACTCAgaatgtaaaatattaacataatatatataatggaccatgaaatttaaaatggttaaggaaaactatattatattagctatagaaatcatgcactatagtcaatagtattgatctaagttttgtctGATAAGGAATAtagtttgtgttaattttacatatataaaataaatgggtaaatggttacccgtttataatcgtggttaatactcataaccgtccatttaaatttcgcggataaacggttatacccataaccgtttatttatctaaacggttacccataaccgtaaccgtgaaatttaaataagCGGGTAACCGCTATTACCCATAACCGATGGGTATTGGCTCTAATCGCACTCTTCGATTTATTTCTTACAGTTGAGATCAAAACTGACTTATCCAGTCCAGCTGAAAAAGTATAAATATTTTGAGGTCTATAACTTTGTCTGCAACATGAGAGAGGAAAGAAGTTAATTGGGAATTTGGGAGTGACCGACAAAGTTCACATGTATGATGTACAAATTACAGAACCTTATGAAAGGGGTCACATAACAACTTGTACCCAGGTTCGTTCGTCGTTTCACCCAATCTTTATGCTTAAATCTTTTCTAGCTTTTTCAGTGGAATAGCATCTGTCTAGCTTCTGTGTAGCAATGCCATGTTACCCTTTTTTatgttagagcatctccaatggggGCTTTATCCTCTATAAGGTTACCACATTTTCAGCTTTAGCGAGAAATTTCATCTCTGATGAGCTGGAAAATGAGGCTAGATCCACAACTGAGGCTAGCAACTTTCTTTCTTGGGTAGCATAAAATCGGGCTACATCTAGCCAAAAAAACAATGGGTCTCACAAAAAAGTAGCAACCCATGTGAGTGAAATTTTATCACTTTCCCTTTACTTGCGAATACACTTATACtctccttttattattttttaaattcttttttcttacttatttttcttgcaatttgaCTAATTAATCAATTGTTTTAAATTccataagaattaaaatttcaaattgatttaatGTTCATGGGCATTGATgggtgaaattttcaaatattttttttttcaaaattgtataTGATACTAATTTACCAATTGGTGCTATGTAAATTGTTGTGTTATAcgtgaaaatcaaattatttcagAGGACGAAGTGGggggtttttttctttcaacagaGGAGATTGATATAAGGGAATCTAATCCAACAAACGATTCATAAATGATTAAATTTAACTTTGTCACAATTTGAACTTTTTAGGTTGAAAGGttcatacaaaaatatataaaataacacgttcaaaaatcaacttaaaaaaagctaacacaaaagaaaatcattgcttaatcaaattactacataaataaatatatataacccTATATAGAGCCCGAAAGATATAGCTTGTGACatgccccgaccctgatattccccgaatacaggatagacacgtgctggttgacacccgagggtgacaaaagccattaattgatacaaaagctaagaataagaagtaaataagggttaggaatttaaaatacaatgaattaataatttaggaacgtgttcagagtatacaactaactagagctttaaaagaattaatataaaattgaataaataaaaggatgtgggtcctacaccgagaggactcgaatatGCCAAAACGAAGACGTTGACGTCAGGatcgtatgcctcgattctaaatcctgaaaGGGGGTGCAAagcaagggtgagtggaccaagttatatatatacataatatgaaaacagttatgaacatactaacccccagatttataaataatgaaaactactagcataataaatgaTAGGTTTTTCtgaaactctagcatgccataaaatatATCGGCAGGTCTAACGCGGAaaaacatcatataaatcatcgcGTGTATCGTCTCGTAGATAgtctcgtaagcgcggtgtgctactagtaagatcactgaataaatataactcccaaCCCCATGCCTGCtccgtggtctctgcgcccgtagccagagattaccaactctcGGCCCAATGCttgctccgtgtccctcagcccgtagctagggattatttctcccgacctatttgccaacaccagatcctcaccctaggcggcatagtgtccattaggtacgcacaaatagttacgcctctaataaataaccacttcatagtataaagtcatccatcgtttATACTATatagaagggtttctaaaacatgttctagcatcctatcgtcatccatcagatagtctaccagttaatggtttttatagaaaatacgatatatcaaaatatagctcaatataggctaacaattaattcctcacaaaaacacgagacgaaaatcaacatattcaataaacatgtttaacataaaatcaaaacataaactcataaggcatgctattcatttatgcaattaaattataaaatcatgtaattttagaaggggtccactcacagtacttcacCGTCGAAAAGTCACGCAGCTAGCGAAGACAGAAACGCCactataattgcccctaagcacataaatgtaataaataaataaaaggattttctaaaggatttgggttgaatgggtTAGTGTCTAATGGGTTTAGGTAAagggttttgattttggttAGAAATAAATaggtggtttgggcttaaacccaaagcggacaatatcgtgctacggtgatggaacaggcccgggaagtggtccgcccggGCCTGCTCCGGGCtgagatgtgacaaatggtatcagagcctaaccttGGTCGTGGTGTGCCAACGAGGTCATCGGGCCCCTTaaggagggtggattgtaacatcccacatcactcaaaggagtgatccttaaatgtatattctcatccctacctagcacgaggccttttgggagctcactagcttcgggttccatcagaactccaaagttaagcgagttcgcgcgagagcaatcccatgatgggtgacccattgagaagttcttgtgtgagttcccagaaacaaaaccgtgagggcgtagtcggggcgTGTCAGCCCGATATTGGGAGATATTCTTTTATAAAGCCCCAAAGATTCATCGGAGCTCTAAAATAGACTATATCCATCACTTTTCCAGCCTCATATAGAGCTCCTCAATGTACTCGAAATGCTACCACATATTATTAATATTCCTTTcaaactaatatatatatatatatatatatatatatctcatttGGAACAAAATGTATTTTGTTAACATATAACGAATGAAAAGATCAAATTAACCGTATCAacaaaagtaaagaaaaaaatcaaaagaaaagttATGGACAATATagtaaattaaacacaaaataatttactgtttttttttctctcccctCACAGCCAAGTAACCACATCAATTATCCCCATTTTTCCTCCTATTTTCCTCTCttttccacttttttttttctaccgaATAAAATAAACTTTTAGTGACAAAATAGTTACCTATAAACAATCGCTAAAGATATAAGAAGATTATTCAGCGACAAAAAATCGTTTAAAGGTTGTCACTAAAAAGCTTAAACGACCAGAACCATTgatacattttttgtttttgtaaattttattttcaaaattttattaacTATGTAGATAGCATATATACAATGACCATTACTTTTTAATCAAACTTACGATCCACCTATATCATAATACGTAAAATAATACGCCACCACATAAAACTTTATCGTTAGTCCACATCTAGGTTTTGTTGGTGACGCGAATGCATGCTTTTTAAAACTCGATGACCTAAATAAATGGGACTATGCATGCAAGTTGTCGCCTTAAGTTGTTCTCTGACTCTGTAATTAGGGTTAATGTGTGCAAAACGCCAAATGTGACAATgctaaagaaagaagaaaagtgaaaaatgtGAATGTGACAGGAGTACATAGTGATCATTATTTTATCACTCCTCACTAAACTAGAGATTGATCCTTTTTAGAGTTAGTTAAACGCTACTCTAATTTGGTTCTTCCCTTTCAATTCTCATATTCCATTttgactagaaataaataaattcataaaaacactacaattttgtttagttttcatttttatatttGAGATGTGGGAGAAATATATAAGAGATAATGCTTGAGAGGTTTCAAAGAGTTCGAGAAACGATGGCGCGGAAGAGATGTAGATAAAATGTATGAAAAAAGGCATGcaaaatgaaaaatagaaactaaaaccaaaaacatgtttaagttgttttcactttcaagatttttattttcgttcttttttatttatttccctCTCTCTTGTCACCCTTCTTAATGATCACGTATTTTCTCAATATGCTTCCCTCACATCCTACACAAAAAGATACAACTAAAATCAAAATGATTGTCAAACGAACCTTAGCTTACTAATCAAGATCAATATATCCCTAAAACAAACCCACCCGACCTTCTATTGAGTGTTTATGTAACAAAATTGTTGTAGAAGATTGTACTAAGTTGATACGAACTATAAATCCAACACGCATTTGAGCTCCGAATTCCGATCAGGATCCATAACAACTCTAGGGCTTGCTATATAGAATCGAATATCGTTCCTTGTGGGGGAAGAAATGTAATGTTATGTGATATTTAAATCGGATGATTCTGTCAACTCCTTTAAGCCTCCAAGTGATAGGTTATATGCCGTGTAAAGTACATATCTAGATAAgattttcaacttttttcctttttcatcaGCATCATCGATCGATCGATTAATCGATCGATCATCCCCTTATTTTGTTTTAGTAAAGAGAAGTATGTCGCCCAAACCCACCGTGGCACTTTTGATAATAAAATTATTCTTTCTGAAAAGGTTTATGTAATCGGGAATCCTTTGTTTTTTAAGCCTTAATTTCCATCCCCTTACCTATAAAATTGTttatttggacatgtgaactGAAGACCTACCAGATGTTCCATTTAAAAGATGCGACTGTGAGATCTGGTCAGAGCAAAAGAAATAGAGAAAGATCTAGGAAGACTCTGAAAGAGACTATAAGAAAAGGTATGGAGTACTTAGAGCTAACAGAAGATTTGATGCAAAACTGAGCGCAATGATGTTCcatgattcatatagccgatcctacTTATTGGGATAAGGCTTAATTGTTGTTGTTTAAAGGGAAAGAAATGCATGGTTTTATTACGATTAATGGTGAAAAGGAAAAAGGTTGTTCAAAGTAAAGTTGGCTTAATTAGACAACTAAACATGATAACTATATGAAGAAGAATTAGATGCCTTTTGACACGAGAAAAGTAAAATAATTGATATCCCTAACAGGAACGATACAAGTTGCATGGAAGGGGAGGGGGTGTGAAGGGGCAGTGAACATGGAGGAGGCAATAAGTCATGATAAAAAGAGGAGCTTTAATTAGTTTTGCTTATCAAAATATGGTAATCAAAAGTACTTTTTAATCTATGCTTTATAACTTTGTTATAGTTAAATCAACAGATGTGAGTCGTGCATGGATGACTGGCAAGTTACAACTATATTAGAATGAGAGATTTGTAGGTATAAGCACTTAAAAGTAAGGTCGCCTAATCACGAGAACAATACTTTGGTTGCTAGTATCGTGAAacgattgtgttgaaaactAGTTGATTCTCTGATGgtcttattttgttttgctaGAGAAAATAGAAAAGGATTTGATGGGATTAGCTCTTTGTCAATAAGCAAGTAATTCAGAATTTTCGGTTCTTGCCATATATTGAAGTACATTACAGTCGTATGTTCACAAATTGAGATGCTGATTCAAATGGTTTGGGTAAAtagagtttttttttcctcGATCTGCTCCCAGAGTCATAAAACAAAACTAATGCAAAATAGGGTTTCCTTTTGCTGATGCAGCAGTGATATTTCCTTACTTTATATTTGTTTAATCGTGAGCGAGGCACCTCCCCTTCTTGGGAGGAGAAAAAATTATTATCGACAATATTGTAACATATGTAGTTCAAAGTTAAGACATAAATCATCTGTTTCCTGCTTCATTAATtgaacatgcatgcatgcataccaATTCAAATTTCGAGATGGTAACATATTGGACTTTCCACCAACTTTGGCAAAACGTGTATTCTTCGACAATTTAGGCATCCTTCTGAGGTGGCATTGGACTTTTTCCAACCAAGCCCACTAAATTGGTTGCTAAAACCCCATCATCTTTTCAATCACCAGTGCAAAGATAGAATTTGCTTTTGAATTTCTTCTACTCACACTCTCACACAGCCACCAGAATTTTCAACTTGTTTTTCGTAGCATGCCATTAGGCAAATTTCTTAGTCAGATTGAGAGTGATTATGTTGGAAAAGTATTAGAAAAGGCCAAGAAAATTAGGTGTGAAATGATAACTTCTGTTGCTGAGTTCAGCATAAATTAATGCACATTAGAAAACAATTAATAACGGAGATTAGATATATACCTTGCGTAAAGTCGTAGGCAATTTGATTTTTTCTCCcgcaaatgaaaataaaaaattattttaagttATTTCGCTTTTGAGACTTTGTTTTCATTTTGCTTATTTATCTTTTCCATCACCATTCTTCTTCTAGGTCTCGtttatttcatataaatttcctcatatctcaagcacaaaatacaaaaataaaaaactaaaaacaggCTCTTAGATATGAATTTTCATCTTCCTCCAGGGACGGTTTGTATGAAAATTTCACGTTTTACTTGCTCTAcaatgtatatatgtatgcatggtCCTGCCAGGAAGTCAATGCAAACATTTTCGTTATTTGATCACGAGTAAAGAATCTTCTGTAACTTGTTCAACAAAATgttgattatattaattaagGTGACTAAGACATTTAGAATCTTAACTTAAGTATCCAACATTTAAAATGATTAAGGGGGCTGGTTTGGAAATACTTTCAAAATGACTGAAAtagcttttggtgaaaatgtttttagaaccagttttagtaaaaatgcaagtgaatcttggaagtgtttttggaaccagaatttaaaaaaaaaaaaacgttttcaatcattttaaaatcactttCAAATTAGTACTAAGATGTGCTCTGACTTGGTTTGTCATAATTGGTCTTTTagatcagaaaaaaaaaagttgggaaaTTAGCTAGAAAGAATATAAAGCTTTACTGGTTATATTctagagagttttaacgaaaagttaacaatactgttcactttaacgaaaaaccacatttttacactaaaaagtcaaacctggtattattcactttactctttattttgtccttatcattaaaagtcaaagttttcaagtcattttcattaattttctttatattCTACGTACAACTTATGGAATTAAAgtttctaaataaataaaaaatatgaatgaGAAATGGAAAAGTGCATAGCCAATTCGGATTGCTTTCCATGCACATACATGTAGCAATGTCTAGGTGTAAAAGCTACTTAATTGATCAACCCGTTTTATCTACAAGAAATGGTTGAAAAAGCAGTTTTATCTGCTCACTTTGTGTTGTTCTACGTCAAAACgtaaattcaattcaattatcACACTAATTAGAAAGATGAAATGTTAATTAATTCGATAATATGCTCTTTGTTGTTGCATGTTTTGATCAGAAATTCGAAGTGTGAAACAACGACATGACCACATTTTGTTCGGACTTTCATGATGATGCTGACCAAAACATACATCTAGCAGCAAAAGAACTACATTTCCAGCTACTAATTCTATGTACTTtctattataatatatatacttatttaCATCTCAATCTAAAATCCGAAAATTGACAATAATTAAGTAAAAAGAAATGGAAAACCCTTTCTGCTTATTGCAGCAAAGGCAACGCTCCTGATGTGTCCTTTTGAAATCAGACGACGTGGATCACAGTGTGTATGTGTTTGTATGTATCACCAAAGTTGCATACATGGGGCCATAGCTTTGTTACGGCGCCGTTTGACACCCACGTGCAAAGTTGTAAACTCCGATCGAATCGTGGGCCCCATTTTCTCCGACGTCTGCTTTCAGAAAAGGTCAACATGTTTGGGCCCCCAACGTATTTCGAAATCAAACTGCTGGCCTATTACGTCAGATCTCCGATGAGATATCTCTAGTGTGAAATCTGCTACAGAGATTCAAAATAGCGGCAGCCACCGCCAAGCCGCCGCCATAACAGTGACGGCGAAAACGACGATGTTGGGAGTTGTATTACGTAAACTAGCTGAGACACCGACTGCACCAGGGACTGTCCCATTCGACGACTTCACACTGCAAAACCCACCGTCAATATTTCACTAAAAAACAATCAGAAATTCATTTTTAAAacgataaataaatttaaaaaatgtaattaaataattaaaaaaaatgttacatGTTTGTGGCAGTTGCCTACAATCATAAAGCGTGGACGGTGCTTGTGGCGATGCATGtcaattattaaaacaaaaacgtGACAGCCATGTCTTAACATGTTTGACAATCCAAAAATGGTCGAATCTCAACCGATCTTGTAAAGTATAACAACAATTTCACCAAATACTCGTACAATTTCGCAACATTGGATCTTAATTGTGTTTTACTTTCATAGTTCTTCGATAAGACTTTAATCACACGTAATAGGTTTAAAGTGACataaataatatatttcaaattttttataacGCAGATTCGAACTAAGACTAGCTCTATGATCATACTGTAATAGAACCAACTCATGCTTAACATGTCATGCAACGTAACAGCTAAACACAATGCAACTCAGACAAACGAACGTGATCATGAGATACAATCGCTTAATGGGTTATTCACTCCGCATcgaattttaataatttaaaccgtttattcttcaaatttcatgtcatggatcatctttgaaaaaaatagtgaaaatgGTTACCTGGTCGAAGGAGCAGGGCAGAAAGTGATGATGTAATTGGCGGAAGCACAGGTGAAGGTGCTGGTGCCGTCGTCATACGCATAGCTGTAAGCTTTCGGGCACGCATTTTTAAAAAACTGCGAATAAGAACTCGGCTTGCATGTGTCCGGCGTAGCGTAGGCGCCGCTACAGCAGTACTGCGGCTCCCCAAACGCCTCGCACGCGCTTTTACACGCCACGCCCTCGTCACTCGCCGTCACCTTCAGCTCCGAGGGGCACCCGTTGTTCAAGTCCACCACGCACCCGGTGGTCGTGCAGTTCCCTCCGGTCCCGCCCTCGGCCACCACTAACATGGGAAGGTTATACCCATCGACCAAGCTCACGTCGTAGAAATCAAGCCCGGCCGCACCGTTCAGCGTGAACTCTGCGAGAGTAGCAGGCGGCGCGGCTCCACCGCCAGCACATTCGACTGCCGAAGATCCGCAGTCACCTGTCAAGCAAGAGAACTTGCCTGTGGTTGAGTCCTGGGAGCAGAGCGTCCGCCCCCATAACCTACCGGACCACGAGGTGGGAACGGAAAACGTGTTGGACTCTCCAGGACCCAAAGCGAATCCAGTGGTGGGTAGCTGGTCAGTCCCGGCATTCGACAAAATGCCCGGCCATATGGTGGTGGTGCACTTGTTTGCGATGGTGAACGTCGCCGAGTAGCCGACTCTAATGGATTGAAGGAGACAGAGAAGGAATAGGAACGATGAAAAAACTTGATGGGAAGCCATTGGAAGTGAAATGCCTCCTTTTTATGTGCTTTTTTGTTTCAGGTAGTGTGGGAGAGGGGGTTTTTATAGGGAAGGGGAGAGAGTTGGGAGTCATGTGGGAGAATATGGGGAGGGGGGGCTCACGAGTCACGATGGCAGAGATCATGTGACGTGTTTTTGTGTCTCTGTTTTTAGTGGCGGCAACTTGTGCAGAGAAGGCATTGTAATAATATGTTTGAAAAGTTTGAGTAACgttagagaaattaaatttttaagaCAAATGCTatggagattttttttaaagtaaggGTAACTAGTTTTGAATTTGAGTGAACATAACGATGCATTACTCTAAATAATTTAGCCGACTTACTAGAAAAACTTTCAAGCAATGTGAATATTGTTGCAGCATTATTACCAGAAACTATTTATAAACTATCAAAAGTTAAATAATCAACTATATTAAGTTGATTAGTTTGATTAGTTTGAGCCAATAACACAATTATATTTCTATTAAGTTTCTCTGCTAAACGACTTATGCGTTTGGAGAAGTTTATAAAACTTGCTTGTTATTGGGACGCCCAAAGTTTCTTGTATTAATTTGggaggaggattgtctgccctccaagtttcggtgcccttccatgccctcctgttttgtgtggtcacgtttaagccacgttaatattttatattatttttttatagagataataagataaaaatgaataataatataaaatattaacgtagtttaaccgtgaccacacaatcaGGAGGGCATGAGAGGGCACGGAAACTTGGAGGACAGACAA encodes the following:
- the LOC126604271 gene encoding thaumatin-like protein 1, with protein sequence MASHQVFSSFLFLLCLLQSIRVGYSATFTIANKCTTTIWPGILSNAGTDQLPTTGFALGPGESNTFSVPTSWSGRLWGRTLCSQDSTTGKFSCLTGDCGSSAVECAGGGAAPPATLAEFTLNGAAGLDFYDVSLVDGYNLPMLVVAEGGTGGNCTTTGCVVDLNNGCPSELKVTASDEGVACKSACEAFGEPQYCCSGAYATPDTCKPSSYSQFFKNACPKAYSYAYDDGTSTFTCASANYIITFCPAPSTSVKSSNGTVPGAVGVSASLRNTTPNIVVFAVTVMAAAWRWLPLF